One Choristoneura fumiferana chromosome 25, NRCan_CFum_1, whole genome shotgun sequence genomic region harbors:
- the LOC141442410 gene encoding mpv17-like protein has translation MSGIFTKVRNLPVQFPLIRGMVSYAVIWPTCSIVQEYIEHGTTVENADWSRAARFGIFGTFFMAPVFYGWLKFSSRFFKKKNLATAVTRAAIEQVSYSPLAMAYFFFGMSALEMKPFQTCVNEVREKFWPTYKIGVVFWPTAQTLNFYYVSERNRIIFVSAASFVWTVYLAHMKAKEQNVSVKKEEGK, from the coding sequence ATGTCTGGTATCTTTACAAAAGTCCGTAACCTACCCGTGCAGTTCCCTTTAATACGTGGCATGGTGTCCTATGCTGTCATCTGGCCAACTTGCAGCATAGTTCAGGAGTATATAGAACATGGAACAACAGTCGAGAACGCGGATTGGTCTCGCGCCGCGCGCTTCGGCATTTTCGGAACATTTTTCATGGCCCCCGTATTCTACGGTTGGTTGAAGTTCTCAAGTCgtttttttaagaagaaaaaTCTAGCCACTGCTGTCACTAGAGCTGCGATAGAGCAAGTGTCTTACTCACCGCTAGCAATGGCTTATTTCTTCTTCGGAATGAGCGCGTTAGAAATGAAACCATTTCAAACCTGCGTGAATGAAGTTAGAGAAAAGTTTTGGCCAACTTATAAGATTGGTGTGGTGTTCTGGCCGACGGCGCAGACACTGAATTTTTATTACGTTTCTGAAAGGAATAGAATAATATTTGTCAGTGCTGCCAGCTTCGTCTGGACTGTGTATTTAGCGCATATGAAGGCCAAAGAACAGAACGTGAGTGTGAAAAAAGAAGAGGGGAAATAG